Proteins from one Deinococcus sp. AB2017081 genomic window:
- a CDS encoding FAD-dependent oxidoreductase: MTVSYTPERPLRVAVIGSGPSGVFATEALLKSDLSVEVDVYDRLPTPYGLVRYGVAPDHLTIKSVTRGFEKTLSDPRVRFLGNVEFGRDLTHEDARAHYDAVMYTVGASSDRRLGIPGEELRGSMSATEFVAWYNGHPDAAARDLTLAATGVAVIGVGNVALDVSRILVKTVAELRESDIAAHALPVLERSAVKDVWVLGRRGAAQAKFTTKELREFGELDDADPIVKPAEVQVDEAAEAAITDNTVRKNLDVLRDFAVRTPEGKARRIHLRFLVSPTEILDDGAGNVGGLKIERNTLDDHGNAVGTGEFEVLPVQLVLRSVGYKGVALPGVPFDGRRGVIPNTEGRVDGRPGEYTAGWIKRGPSGVIGTNRKDATDTVAHLLADARAGTLSAAAHPTRAAVDTLLASRGVDVYSFHDWQVLDAHELAQGQAQGRPRHKVVLREEMLTHRRS, from the coding sequence ATGACCGTGTCCTACACCCCCGAGCGTCCCCTTCGTGTCGCCGTGATCGGCTCTGGCCCCAGCGGCGTCTTCGCCACCGAGGCCCTGCTGAAGTCCGACCTGAGCGTCGAGGTGGACGTCTATGACCGTCTGCCCACTCCGTACGGTCTGGTGCGCTACGGCGTCGCGCCGGATCACCTGACCATCAAGAGCGTCACGCGCGGCTTCGAGAAGACGCTGTCCGATCCACGCGTCCGCTTCCTGGGCAACGTGGAGTTCGGCCGTGACCTGACCCACGAGGATGCCCGTGCACACTACGATGCCGTCATGTACACGGTGGGGGCGAGCAGCGACCGCCGGCTGGGCATTCCCGGCGAGGAGCTGCGCGGTTCCATGAGCGCTACCGAATTCGTCGCGTGGTACAACGGCCACCCGGACGCCGCCGCCCGCGACCTGACCCTGGCGGCCACGGGGGTCGCCGTGATCGGTGTGGGGAACGTGGCCCTGGATGTCAGCCGCATCCTCGTGAAGACGGTGGCGGAACTGCGCGAATCGGATATCGCCGCCCACGCGCTGCCGGTGCTGGAGCGCAGCGCGGTCAAGGACGTGTGGGTTCTGGGCCGGCGTGGCGCGGCACAGGCCAAGTTCACGACCAAGGAGCTGCGCGAGTTCGGAGAACTGGACGACGCCGATCCCATCGTCAAGCCGGCCGAGGTGCAGGTCGACGAGGCGGCCGAAGCCGCAATCACCGACAACACCGTCAGGAAGAATCTGGACGTGCTGCGCGACTTCGCGGTCCGCACGCCCGAGGGCAAGGCTCGCCGCATCCACCTGCGCTTCCTGGTCTCCCCCACCGAGATCCTCGACGACGGCGCGGGCAACGTGGGCGGCCTGAAGATCGAACGCAACACCCTGGACGACCACGGCAATGCCGTCGGCACCGGTGAGTTCGAGGTGCTGCCCGTGCAGCTGGTGCTGCGCTCCGTCGGCTACAAGGGGGTGGCCCTGCCGGGCGTGCCCTTCGATGGCCGCCGGGGCGTGATCCCCAACACCGAGGGACGGGTGGACGGCCGGCCCGGCGAGTACACCGCCGGCTGGATCAAACGCGGCCCCAGCGGTGTGATCGGCACCAACCGCAAGGACGCCACCGACACCGTCGCGCATCTGCTCGCGGACGCCCGAGCGGGCACGCTGTCTGCGGCGGCGCACCCGACCCGTGCCGCCGTGGACACGCTGCTGGCCTCGCGCGGCGTGGACGTCTACTCCTTCCACGACTGGCAGGTGCTCGACGCGCACGAACTGGCGCAGGGTCAGGCCCAGGGCCGCCCCCGCCACAAGGTAGTCCTGCGCGAGGAGATGCTGACGCACCGCCGCAGCTGA
- a CDS encoding helix-turn-helix domain-containing protein — translation MTQTSNATRTYVDTVTYRPGAVILYPGKSDMLYRVSSGLIRVHTMDDDGNGLTLRYVKPGEYFGEEALAGVNRAYFAEAVTDSSVDVINPALMTAEDNLIVTTHLVRTLERAYESIYRLVGKRLRARIAGELLELKDTALATQLDSGETMIYATHDELAAAVGSVRETVTKVVGELSREGVISAGYGKITLKNEAALGEIAAA, via the coding sequence ATGACCCAGACGTCCAATGCCACGCGCACCTATGTCGACACCGTGACCTACCGCCCCGGTGCCGTGATCCTGTACCCCGGCAAGAGCGACATGCTGTACCGCGTCAGCTCTGGCCTGATCCGCGTCCATACCATGGATGACGACGGCAACGGCCTCACGCTGCGGTATGTCAAACCCGGCGAATACTTCGGCGAGGAAGCCCTCGCAGGCGTGAACCGGGCGTACTTCGCCGAGGCCGTGACGGATTCGAGTGTCGACGTGATCAATCCGGCCCTGATGACCGCCGAGGACAACCTCATCGTGACCACGCACCTGGTGCGTACGCTGGAACGTGCCTACGAGAGCATCTACCGTCTGGTGGGCAAGCGGCTGCGCGCGCGGATCGCCGGTGAGCTGCTGGAGCTCAAGGACACCGCCCTGGCCACCCAGCTCGACAGCGGCGAGACCATGATCTATGCCACCCACGACGAACTGGCCGCTGCTGTGGGCAGCGTACGCGAGACGGTCACCAAGGTCGTGGGCGAACTGTCGCGTGAAGGTGTGATCAGCGCCGGCTACGGCAAGATCACCCTCAAGAACGAGGCGGCCCTCGGCGAGATCGCCGCCGCATAA
- the gyrA gene encoding DNA gyrase subunit A, whose protein sequence is MTGIHPVDITSEVKTNFINYAMNVIVDRALPDVRDGLKPVQRRIMYAMLLEGLYANQKHAKSASVVGEVMKKYHPHGDSSIYDAMVRLGQWWNMRYPMVHPQGNFGSIDGDPPAAMRYTEARMTKVAEEVLADLEKETVDLKPNYDETTEEPTVLPSAVPNLLINGASGIAVGMATNIPPHNLTEICNGLLALIDNPALTLDGMMEHVRGPDFPTGGRISQAGIREAYATGHGGLKVRGKARIEEKNGRNQIIISEIPYQVNKTNLIQTISAMYKAGKIPDISALRDESDRKDPVRIVVELKRGAIPTLVLNQLYKYTQLQGTFTIINLSIVNGEPRVLPLVDTMRYFLTHRRDVVTRRTQYDLRKAEERAHVLEGLLKALDHIDEVISLIRASNTGAEARDSLMARFGLSEIQSQAILDMRLQRLVGLEREKLQGEFDELQKTIAFLRSILGDEGLLWKEIKKEVRAIRDSYGDERRSTITQLEDDISKEDLIAVEDMVITMTKAGYLKRTNLDAYRAQGRGGRGSSGGKLREEDVNTRVFVGSTHDFLLFFTDKGRVFHEKIYDLPEAGRDAKGTHIRNLLPSLREDENIASVLSVKGFEEAGCFIFATRNGVVKKTLITDYGNITSAGLIAINLQPGDELIGVGIVQDGDHVVLATRNGKAMRFESSEVRDTGRATQGVIGIRLREGEQDAVVSMALVPGGDEASELLAVSECGLGKRTPVGDYPAKGRGGMGVITLDVTEKTGKLVTLALVAGNEELMVLTEKGTVIRTRVEEVRVTGRNAQGVKVINIGDKDSVISAFPIRREDEV, encoded by the coding sequence AGAAGCACGCCAAGTCGGCCTCGGTGGTCGGCGAGGTCATGAAGAAGTACCACCCCCACGGCGACTCGTCCATCTACGACGCGATGGTGCGCCTGGGCCAGTGGTGGAACATGCGCTATCCCATGGTGCATCCGCAGGGCAACTTCGGCAGCATCGACGGCGATCCGCCGGCCGCCATGCGCTACACGGAAGCCCGCATGACCAAGGTCGCCGAGGAGGTGCTGGCCGACCTGGAGAAGGAGACGGTCGACCTCAAGCCCAACTACGACGAGACGACCGAGGAACCCACGGTGCTGCCGTCAGCTGTGCCGAACCTGCTGATCAACGGCGCGTCCGGCATCGCGGTGGGCATGGCGACCAACATCCCGCCGCACAACCTCACCGAGATCTGCAACGGGCTGCTCGCGCTGATCGACAATCCGGCCCTGACCCTCGACGGCATGATGGAGCACGTCCGGGGGCCGGACTTCCCGACCGGCGGGCGCATCTCGCAGGCGGGCATCCGTGAGGCCTACGCGACCGGCCACGGCGGCCTGAAGGTGCGCGGCAAGGCCCGCATCGAGGAGAAGAACGGCCGCAACCAGATCATCATCAGCGAGATCCCGTATCAGGTGAACAAGACCAACCTGATCCAGACGATCAGCGCGATGTACAAGGCCGGCAAGATCCCGGACATCAGCGCCCTGCGGGACGAATCCGACCGCAAGGATCCGGTGCGGATCGTCGTGGAGCTCAAGCGCGGCGCGATCCCCACCCTGGTGCTGAATCAGCTCTACAAGTACACGCAGCTCCAGGGCACCTTCACGATCATCAACCTGAGCATCGTCAACGGCGAGCCGCGCGTGCTGCCGCTGGTCGACACCATGCGCTACTTCCTGACCCACCGCCGGGACGTGGTGACGCGCCGGACGCAGTACGACCTGCGCAAGGCCGAGGAACGGGCCCATGTCCTCGAGGGGCTCCTCAAGGCACTCGATCACATCGACGAGGTCATCTCGCTGATCCGTGCCAGCAACACCGGGGCCGAGGCCCGCGACTCGCTGATGGCCCGCTTCGGGCTGTCGGAGATCCAGTCGCAGGCCATCCTGGACATGCGCCTCCAGCGGCTGGTGGGCCTGGAACGTGAGAAGCTCCAGGGCGAGTTCGACGAACTCCAGAAGACCATCGCGTTCCTGCGCTCGATCCTGGGCGACGAGGGGCTGCTGTGGAAGGAGATCAAGAAGGAAGTCCGGGCCATCCGTGACAGCTACGGCGACGAGCGGCGCAGCACGATCACGCAGCTGGAAGACGACATCTCCAAGGAAGACCTGATCGCGGTCGAGGACATGGTCATCACCATGACCAAGGCCGGCTACCTGAAGCGCACGAATCTGGACGCGTACCGGGCCCAGGGCCGGGGCGGACGCGGAAGCAGCGGCGGCAAGCTCCGCGAGGAGGACGTGAACACCCGCGTCTTCGTCGGATCCACGCACGACTTCCTGCTGTTCTTCACGGACAAGGGCCGAGTCTTCCACGAGAAGATCTACGACCTGCCGGAAGCCGGGCGCGACGCCAAGGGCACGCACATCCGCAACCTGCTGCCCAGCCTGCGCGAGGACGAGAACATCGCGTCTGTGCTGAGCGTGAAGGGCTTCGAGGAGGCCGGGTGCTTCATCTTCGCGACCCGCAACGGCGTCGTCAAGAAGACCCTGATCACCGACTACGGCAACATCACCTCGGCGGGATTGATCGCCATCAACCTCCAGCCGGGCGATGAACTGATCGGCGTGGGCATCGTGCAGGACGGCGACCACGTCGTGCTGGCGACCCGGAACGGCAAGGCCATGCGCTTCGAATCCAGCGAGGTGCGCGACACTGGCCGCGCCACGCAGGGGGTCATCGGCATCCGGCTGCGTGAGGGCGAGCAGGACGCCGTGGTCAGCATGGCCCTGGTGCCCGGCGGCGACGAGGCCAGCGAACTGCTGGCGGTCAGCGAGTGCGGCCTGGGCAAGCGCACGCCGGTCGGGGACTACCCGGCCAAGGGGCGCGGCGGCATGGGCGTGATCACCCTGGACGTCACCGAGAAGACTGGCAAGCTCGTGACCCTGGCCCTGGTGGCCGGCAACGAGGAACTGATGGTGCTGACCGAGAAGGGCACCGTGATCCGCACGCGCGTCGAGGAAGTGCGCGTGACGGGCCGCAATGCCCAGGGCGTGAAGGTCATCAACATCGGCGACAAGGACAGCGTGATCAGCGCCTTCCCGATCCGCCGTGAGGACGAGGTCTGA